The Oenanthe melanoleuca isolate GR-GAL-2019-014 chromosome 1A, OMel1.0, whole genome shotgun sequence genome contains a region encoding:
- the MEIG1 gene encoding meiosis expressed gene 1 protein homolog isoform X2: MYKELSGRIETPVDTHCELMVTHKVSDLPTCLEEKYSLGESSTSCEEVLNTNDMKMSEVSKVMTKAEIKPKSMHRAKIWSDDVENLYRFQQAGYRDEVEYKQVKQVDKVECWPETGFVKKLQRRDNTFYYYNRQRECEDKDVRKVKIYVY, encoded by the exons ATGTACAAGGAGCTGTCGGGCAGAATAG AAACGCCTGTGGACACACACTGTGAATTAATGGTGACTCACAAAGTGTCAGACCTCCCCACATgtcttgaagaaaaatattcattagGTGAATCCAGCACGTCCTGTGAAGAAGTACTTAACACTAATGACAT GAAGATGTCTGAAGTTTCCAAAGTCATGACTAAAGCTGAAATCAAACCAAAATCTATGCATCGTGCCAAAATATGGTCAGATGATGTAGAGAACTTATACAGATTTCAGCAAGCTGGATACAGAGATGAGGTGGAATATAAACAAGTAAAACAAGTTGATAAG GTAGAGTGCTGGCCAGAAACTGGATTTGTTAAGAAACTTCAGAGAAGGGACAATACATTCTATTATTACAATAGGCAAAGAGAATGTGAAGACAAAGATGTCCGTAAAGTGAAAATTTATGTGTATTAG